The Metabacillus litoralis genome contains a region encoding:
- a CDS encoding urea amidolyase associated protein UAAP1: MINSIWNKTIPAGGKWSGTIGKGKLVKFTALGKGANLSTIMYHANQLTERYNMPDTLKAQHTSHLTKGHVLMSDNGRVLTSIVEDSLGWHDSISGYTSRKETDEKYGITTYQELRNNWLRSGEENFAVELVRNGLGVRDIVPVLNLFSKVFCDENGDMHYVEDHCQEGATVTLRTEMDTLFIFSNTPNPLDPRNEYPSVPIQIEVFNAEPVKDDDVCVNFRPENRRAFENTWEYHTLLSDSKSVVLK; the protein is encoded by the coding sequence ATGATAAATAGCATTTGGAATAAAACAATCCCAGCTGGTGGGAAATGGTCAGGAACAATCGGAAAAGGGAAACTTGTAAAATTTACAGCTTTAGGTAAGGGGGCAAATCTTTCAACAATCATGTATCATGCAAATCAGTTAACAGAGCGTTATAACATGCCGGATACATTAAAAGCTCAACATACTTCTCACCTAACAAAAGGTCATGTGCTAATGAGTGATAACGGGCGGGTGTTAACGAGTATAGTGGAGGATAGTCTAGGCTGGCATGACAGTATTTCAGGATATACGTCACGTAAGGAAACAGATGAGAAATACGGGATCACAACCTATCAAGAGCTTAGGAATAATTGGTTAAGAAGCGGCGAAGAAAATTTTGCTGTAGAGCTTGTTAGAAATGGATTAGGTGTACGTGATATTGTTCCGGTATTAAACCTATTTTCAAAGGTATTTTGTGATGAAAATGGCGATATGCACTATGTTGAGGATCATTGCCAAGAAGGAGCAACTGTGACATTAAGAACCGAGATGGATACATTATTCATTTTCTCGAATACACCAAATCCATTAGATCCTCGTAACGAATATCCTTCAGTACCAATTCAAATAGAAGTATTCAATGCAGAGCCAGTTAAAGATGATGATGTGTGTGTGAACTTCCGTCCGGAAAACAGGAGAGCTTTTGAAAATACATGGGAATACCACACACTACTTAGTGATTCAAAATCAGTTGTACTGAAATAA
- a CDS encoding urea amidolyase associated protein UAAP2, which yields MAVLNYTESSRKVEEAIYDRVIPSGEGWMHELEPGQVLRIVDLEGNQAADTLFYHAEDPEDHYSAVATMLGQKNIYLSTGTVLRSESNKELLKIVADTCGRHDTLGGACSAQSNTVRYAHDTLPMHNCRDTFMLQLSKYDERYTKRDLAPNINFFMNVPVTSDGGLTFADGVSAPGRYVEVQSIVKTVALISNCPQLNNPCNAYNPTPVRVLIWDK from the coding sequence ATGGCGGTTTTAAATTATACAGAAAGCTCACGAAAAGTAGAAGAAGCAATTTATGATAGAGTGATTCCTTCTGGAGAAGGCTGGATGCATGAGCTAGAGCCTGGTCAGGTTTTAAGAATAGTAGATTTAGAGGGAAATCAAGCAGCGGATACCCTGTTCTATCATGCTGAAGACCCAGAAGATCATTACAGTGCAGTCGCGACGATGCTAGGTCAAAAAAATATTTATCTATCAACAGGAACGGTTTTACGTTCTGAATCAAATAAAGAGCTTCTTAAAATTGTGGCTGATACTTGTGGGCGTCATGATACATTGGGAGGAGCTTGTTCAGCACAAAGTAATACAGTGCGATATGCACATGATACATTGCCAATGCATAATTGCCGAGATACGTTTATGCTTCAGCTTTCCAAGTACGATGAAAGATATACGAAGCGTGATCTAGCACCTAATATTAACTTCTTCATGAATGTACCAGTAACATCTGATGGCGGTCTAACATTCGCAGACGGTGTATCAGCACCTGGTCGTTATGTAGAGGTGCAATCAATTGTAAAGACTGTTGCGTTAATTAGTAATTGTCCTCAACTAAACAATCCATGTAATGCGTATAATCCTACGCCTGTACGTGTGTTAATTTGGGATAAATAA
- the uca gene encoding urea carboxylase, with the protein MFKKVLIANRGAIAVRIERTLKKLGIQSVAVYTKADQDSLHVDYADEAVLIGEGAAKDSYLNAELILNTAIETGAEAIHPGYGFLSENADFARACQEKGIAFIGPTPEQMEMFGLKHSARDIAENAGVPMLSGTDLIDSLDTALNHASKIGYPVILKSTAGGGGIGMRVCDNEDALLAAYEGVRHLAETNFNNAGLFLEKYIEKARHVEVQIFGNRFGEVVTLGERDCSIQRRNQKVIEESPAPKLSEDVRQKMFAAAKSLAEEVGYRSAGTVEFLYDPESCGFYFLEVNTRLQVEHGVTEEVLGLDLVEWMVKEAADELKNLHTLVSKPKGHSIQARIYAEDCFHEFRPSAGQLDHVILSDLARNETWIRDGITVTSLYDPMLAKIIVHGEDRQDAIGKLIQALSETRMYGITTNLQYLQALLHEEECVAGNVYTRMLNSFEAVENALEVLDGGVQTTIQDWPGRKGYWDVGVPPCGPMDPLSFRIGNKLLGNNDDAPGLEFTLRGGSYQFRNEMWFCLTGADMEAKLDGEDVSLYKPIFAEKDQILSFGEAKVGMRAYMLVAGGFDMPKILGSSSTFTLGNFGGHGGRALRTGDVLSVHNDVIPPTTNALPMVHQPIVNNTWTIGVIPGPHCTEEFLEADYLTQLTETKWEIHFNSSRTGVRLVGPKPLWTREDGGEAGLHPSNIHDNAYAIGTLDLTGDMPILLGPDGPSLGGFVCPVTTASAEFWKIGQLHPGDTVQFKLITLEEAARLRKLQDGNLHAIGEANFTQLSEVQLAEPEVEMTPAYPILASEKDRNIPITIRCSGDENLLVEYGDMELDLQLRFQAHVLMDAIQKSEDFPVLDLTPGIRSLQIHIDASKITIKEAVEKVVEIDRNLPPLESIQVPSRIVRLPLSWNDPSVQLATERYQQNVRQDAPWCPDNLEFIRRINGLESIEDVKNVVFDANYLVLGLGDVYLGAPVATPIDPRHRLVTTKYNPARTWTPENAVGIGGAYMCVYGMEGPGGYQFVGRTIQMWNKLRSTESFEPGKPWLLRFFDQIQFYPVEADELLQLREDVLRGRFEVDITETTFDLGEYLKFQDEIKESAEKFKQRQQAAFHAERERWKEQGIAEHVSEENSMGSIEEDELPEGSIPVNCSMPGSVWKVLVAPGQQVKKGDVLIIEESMKMEFPQAAPCDGEIAEVYVKPGDSVHAGQLIVSIFEEKKVGVAQ; encoded by the coding sequence ATGTTTAAAAAAGTACTCATCGCCAATCGCGGTGCCATTGCAGTAAGAATTGAACGGACACTAAAAAAGCTAGGCATTCAATCGGTAGCGGTCTATACGAAAGCTGATCAAGACAGCCTGCATGTTGATTATGCTGACGAAGCAGTTCTCATTGGAGAGGGAGCGGCAAAGGACAGCTATTTAAATGCTGAACTTATTCTTAATACAGCTATTGAAACAGGAGCAGAAGCAATTCATCCTGGATATGGCTTTTTAAGTGAAAATGCCGACTTTGCTAGAGCGTGTCAAGAAAAGGGGATTGCCTTTATTGGTCCTACCCCAGAGCAAATGGAGATGTTTGGTCTAAAGCACTCGGCACGTGACATTGCTGAAAATGCTGGCGTACCAATGTTATCTGGAACTGATTTAATTGACTCTCTTGATACAGCATTAAATCACGCAAGTAAAATTGGCTACCCCGTCATTTTAAAAAGTACAGCAGGCGGTGGAGGAATTGGAATGCGTGTTTGTGACAATGAAGATGCGCTTCTGGCAGCCTATGAGGGTGTTCGTCATTTAGCGGAAACGAATTTTAACAATGCTGGATTATTTTTGGAGAAATACATTGAGAAAGCACGACATGTTGAGGTGCAAATCTTTGGTAATCGTTTTGGGGAGGTAGTGACATTAGGAGAGCGTGATTGCTCGATTCAACGTCGTAACCAAAAGGTTATTGAAGAAAGCCCAGCTCCTAAGCTTTCAGAAGATGTTCGCCAAAAGATGTTTGCTGCTGCAAAGAGTTTAGCCGAAGAGGTAGGCTATCGTAGTGCTGGAACGGTTGAGTTTTTATATGACCCTGAAAGCTGTGGTTTTTACTTCTTAGAGGTAAATACACGCTTACAGGTTGAACATGGAGTAACAGAAGAGGTATTAGGCTTAGATTTAGTAGAGTGGATGGTAAAGGAAGCAGCAGATGAATTGAAAAACTTACACACTCTCGTTTCTAAACCGAAAGGACATAGTATCCAAGCACGAATATATGCAGAAGATTGTTTTCATGAGTTCCGTCCAAGTGCAGGGCAGTTAGACCATGTAATTTTATCAGATCTTGCTCGCAATGAAACATGGATCCGTGACGGAATAACTGTTACATCTCTTTATGATCCAATGCTTGCAAAAATCATCGTTCATGGTGAAGACAGACAAGATGCAATAGGTAAGTTAATTCAGGCTTTAAGTGAAACCCGAATGTATGGAATCACAACGAATCTTCAGTATTTACAAGCATTGTTACATGAAGAGGAGTGTGTCGCAGGCAATGTGTACACCAGAATGCTAAACAGCTTTGAAGCAGTTGAAAATGCACTTGAAGTACTAGATGGCGGGGTACAAACAACAATTCAAGATTGGCCTGGACGAAAAGGGTATTGGGATGTTGGAGTACCACCTTGTGGACCGATGGATCCTTTATCCTTTCGAATTGGTAATAAGCTTTTAGGAAATAACGACGATGCACCAGGCTTGGAATTTACATTACGAGGAGGATCTTATCAATTCCGAAATGAGATGTGGTTCTGTTTAACCGGTGCTGATATGGAAGCGAAGCTAGATGGTGAAGATGTTTCCTTATATAAACCGATCTTTGCCGAAAAGGATCAGATCTTATCTTTTGGTGAAGCAAAGGTTGGAATGAGAGCTTATATGCTAGTAGCAGGCGGATTCGATATGCCGAAAATTTTAGGCAGCTCTTCTACATTTACACTTGGAAACTTTGGTGGACATGGTGGTAGAGCGCTTCGCACAGGTGATGTTCTTTCTGTGCATAACGATGTTATTCCACCAACTACAAATGCGCTTCCAATGGTACATCAACCAATAGTTAACAACACATGGACAATTGGAGTTATTCCAGGTCCGCATTGTACAGAGGAATTTTTAGAGGCTGATTATTTAACACAACTTACTGAAACAAAATGGGAAATTCATTTTAACAGTTCACGCACAGGAGTCCGTTTAGTTGGTCCTAAACCACTTTGGACACGTGAAGACGGTGGAGAAGCAGGTCTGCACCCATCGAACATTCATGACAATGCATACGCAATCGGGACACTTGACTTAACTGGTGATATGCCAATTTTACTTGGCCCTGATGGTCCGAGTCTTGGTGGATTTGTTTGCCCTGTTACTACTGCTTCAGCAGAGTTTTGGAAAATTGGTCAGCTACATCCTGGTGATACGGTTCAATTTAAATTAATTACTTTAGAAGAAGCAGCTCGTTTGCGAAAGCTACAGGATGGAAATCTTCATGCAATCGGAGAAGCTAATTTCACTCAGTTGAGTGAAGTTCAGCTTGCTGAGCCTGAAGTTGAAATGACACCTGCTTACCCTATTTTAGCATCCGAAAAGGATAGAAACATTCCAATTACGATTCGCTGCAGTGGAGATGAAAATCTCCTTGTAGAATATGGAGATATGGAGCTTGATTTACAATTACGATTTCAAGCACATGTCTTAATGGATGCTATTCAGAAGAGTGAGGATTTTCCTGTGTTGGATTTAACACCAGGAATTCGTTCATTACAAATTCATATTGACGCTTCAAAAATAACGATAAAAGAAGCAGTGGAAAAAGTAGTAGAAATTGATCGCAACTTACCACCACTCGAATCGATTCAGGTGCCATCACGAATTGTGCGCCTACCATTATCTTGGAATGATCCATCAGTACAATTAGCTACAGAGCGCTATCAGCAAAATGTTCGACAAGATGCACCTTGGTGTCCGGATAACCTTGAATTCATTCGACGAATAAATGGTTTAGAAAGTATCGAAGATGTGAAAAATGTTGTTTTTGATGCTAATTACCTTGTTCTTGGATTAGGAGATGTTTATTTAGGAGCCCCTGTGGCAACGCCGATTGATCCACGACACCGATTAGTTACAACGAAGTACAACCCAGCTCGAACGTGGACACCAGAAAACGCTGTTGGAATTGGCGGAGCATATATGTGTGTATATGGTATGGAAGGACCTGGTGGCTATCAATTTGTTGGTCGTACGATTCAAATGTGGAATAAGCTTCGTTCAACTGAGAGCTTTGAACCAGGTAAACCATGGTTATTACGTTTCTTTGATCAAATTCAATTTTATCCAGTTGAAGCCGATGAATTGCTACAACTTCGTGAAGATGTACTTCGTGGTCGTTTTGAAGTTGATATTACCGAAACAACATTCGATCTCGGGGAATACTTGAAGTTCCAAGATGAAATAAAAGAAAGTGCAGAGAAGTTTAAACAACGTCAACAAGCAGCCTTCCATGCAGAACGTGAAAGATGGAAGGAGCAAGGAATTGCAGAGCATGTTTCAGAAGAAAATTCAATGGGTTCGATTGAAGAGGATGAACTTCCAGAAGGCTCAATCCCTGTTAATTGTTCAATGCCTGGTAGTGTGTGGAAAGTCCTTGTTGCTCCAGGCCAGCAGGTGAAAAAAGGCGATGTCCTTATTATAGAAGAAAGTATGAAAATGGAATTTCCTCAGGCAGCTCCTTGTGATGGAGAAATTGCTGAAGTATATGTAAAACCTGGAGATTCAGTTCATGCAGGTCAATTGATTGTCAGTATCTTTGAAGAAAAAAAGGTAGGTGTTGCACAATGA
- the atzF gene encoding allophanate hydrolase: MNKIEIPVKLTLSWLRKQYETRALKPEEVIEEIIQRSRDDEEMNIWITAPQMEHIQPYLDRLSELDFESSPLWGIPFAIKDNIDLANVPTTAGCAEYSYTPSEHASVVERLLAAGAIPVGKTNLDQFATGLVGTRSPYGETHNSLRPELISGGSSSGSAISVARGQVAFSLGTDTAGSGRVPAALNDLVGLKPSLGAWPTKGVVPACASLDCVTVFSHSLEEAYKVDAVARGLDQEDPWSRDLAIPQAKLPKKFCLPKDDLTFYGPFAEEYKKAWDGAVQQIKQLKIEIEYIDYQFFAQAAAILYDGPFVAERWADLGDFINDHPGATFPVTEKVLRSGSEPKYDAASVFHSMHKLQEFKLKASKLLQDAVLVTPTAGGTWTRDQVREDPIKTNSDMGLYTNHCNLLDLCAVAVQAGEAAANLPFGITFFALSQNEGLIAGAAEAFVNNKTAKQETTLVAVCGLHMRGFPLEKQMLEFGASFIREDVTAEKYQFVKLSTEPAKPGLIKKQTGGKAIELEIWEMPLSSFGAFAALIPAPLGIGKVELKNGEEVPGFICEGYASEEAEDISDAGSWRKILLEI, translated from the coding sequence ATGAATAAGATAGAAATTCCTGTGAAATTAACACTTAGCTGGTTACGTAAACAATATGAAACGAGAGCATTGAAGCCGGAAGAAGTTATTGAAGAAATCATTCAACGTTCCCGTGATGATGAGGAAATGAACATTTGGATTACAGCACCTCAAATGGAACATATTCAGCCTTATCTTGACCGTCTTTCAGAGCTTGATTTTGAATCATCACCACTATGGGGGATTCCGTTTGCTATTAAAGATAATATTGACCTAGCAAATGTACCAACAACAGCCGGTTGTGCAGAATATAGTTATACACCTTCGGAACATGCTTCTGTCGTTGAGAGGTTACTAGCAGCAGGAGCTATTCCGGTCGGGAAAACAAATTTAGATCAATTTGCTACAGGGTTAGTAGGAACGCGAAGCCCTTATGGGGAAACACATAATTCGCTTCGTCCAGAGCTGATAAGCGGTGGCTCCAGCTCTGGATCTGCTATTTCAGTTGCAAGAGGGCAGGTTGCTTTCTCTCTGGGTACAGATACAGCTGGTTCTGGTCGTGTGCCTGCTGCACTGAATGATTTAGTAGGTTTAAAGCCGAGCCTAGGAGCATGGCCGACAAAGGGTGTTGTGCCAGCATGTGCCAGTCTTGATTGTGTTACAGTATTTTCACATAGTTTAGAAGAAGCGTATAAAGTTGATGCTGTTGCTAGAGGTTTAGATCAAGAAGATCCTTGGTCACGTGATCTTGCTATTCCACAAGCTAAGCTTCCTAAAAAATTCTGTTTACCAAAAGATGATTTAACGTTTTATGGTCCTTTTGCTGAGGAATATAAAAAAGCCTGGGATGGGGCAGTCCAACAAATTAAACAATTAAAAATCGAAATTGAATACATTGACTATCAATTCTTTGCACAAGCAGCAGCGATCCTATATGACGGCCCGTTTGTCGCGGAACGATGGGCTGATCTAGGTGACTTTATTAATGATCATCCAGGAGCAACCTTCCCAGTAACGGAAAAAGTCCTTCGTTCTGGTTCAGAACCAAAATATGATGCTGCATCTGTATTTCACTCAATGCACAAGTTACAAGAATTTAAATTAAAAGCTAGCAAGCTACTACAGGACGCTGTTCTTGTTACGCCAACTGCAGGTGGAACATGGACTCGAGATCAAGTCCGTGAAGATCCAATTAAAACAAATAGTGATATGGGGCTATATACAAATCATTGTAATTTATTAGATTTGTGTGCGGTTGCCGTGCAAGCCGGAGAGGCAGCGGCAAACCTGCCTTTTGGAATTACATTCTTTGCTTTATCTCAGAACGAAGGGTTAATTGCAGGAGCTGCTGAGGCATTCGTTAATAATAAAACAGCAAAACAAGAGACCACTCTAGTTGCGGTATGTGGTTTGCATATGAGAGGCTTCCCTTTAGAAAAGCAAATGCTTGAGTTTGGTGCATCCTTTATTCGCGAGGATGTGACAGCTGAAAAATATCAATTTGTGAAACTTTCAACTGAGCCAGCCAAACCAGGATTGATTAAGAAACAAACAGGTGGAAAAGCAATTGAGCTAGAAATCTGGGAAATGCCACTTTCCTCGTTTGGTGCTTTTGCAGCATTAATTCCCGCGCCACTTGGAATTGGGAAAGTTGAGTTAAAAAATGGTGAAGAAGTACCAGGGTTTATCTGTGAAGGATACGCATCTGAAGAAGCAGAAGATATTTCAGATGCAGGAAGCTGGAGGAAAATTCTGTTAGAAATTTAA
- a CDS encoding PRC-barrel domain-containing protein: protein MKKAKELLHLPIISISEGKQLGMIKDLIINPDEKSVNYLIIGQDDWQVSLDALSYDNVVGVGDSAVMIEQKNSILGLEEIPFLNKMVPLIGSQVITKGGEHSGVISDYYFNEENGHLESLLIHSANNKFFLPIENVLFLGKERVITNESLSEMIPILESDEQLGGKAGNKSNKKDALKGMLNELILNELPKLSKVNNEKDPDSET, encoded by the coding sequence ATGAAAAAGGCTAAAGAATTACTACATTTACCTATCATTAGTATTTCCGAAGGAAAGCAGCTAGGAATGATTAAAGATTTGATTATTAATCCTGATGAAAAATCAGTAAATTATTTAATCATAGGACAGGATGATTGGCAGGTAAGCCTTGATGCACTTTCGTATGACAATGTTGTTGGAGTTGGAGATTCTGCAGTTATGATCGAACAGAAAAATTCTATTTTAGGGTTAGAAGAAATTCCTTTTTTAAATAAAATGGTTCCATTAATTGGTTCTCAGGTTATTACAAAAGGCGGGGAACACTCGGGGGTTATATCTGATTATTATTTTAATGAGGAAAATGGACATTTAGAGAGTTTACTCATCCATTCAGCTAACAATAAATTTTTCTTACCAATTGAAAATGTACTATTCCTTGGTAAAGAACGGGTTATAACAAATGAATCACTATCAGAAATGATTCCAATTTTAGAATCGGATGAACAATTGGGGGGGAAGGCAGGGAACAAAAGCAATAAAAAAGATGCCTTAAAAGGTATGTTAAATGAATTAATACTAAACGAATTACCAAAGTTGAGTAAAGTGAATAATGAGAAAGATCCTGATTCTGAAACTTAA